From a single Sphaeramia orbicularis chromosome 4, fSphaOr1.1, whole genome shotgun sequence genomic region:
- the LOC115417640 gene encoding interferon-induced protein with tetratricopeptide repeats 1-like translates to MSAAPPPPEHRLQVHLEALQCHFTWDLDSSRSRLLRLCDNLTDIGSEEGYVWLGHIYNLQGFIHHQLGDCDHALRFFSRAAEAFRQIRNTVSDQGPWLVVNYGNLAWLHHHLGEPAQSRRYLLKVDELMSEHPPPEQHDLHPDVYAEKAWTLMKFGRSPAAADLFQSAIRMQPDHVEWCSSRVLALVQAAPTLDDDIIDRMRIAKAHDPENLYLTALHLEALASRGQNVESEARELATRVLKKPASSYSGIRPLLRLYTMKISTSDATDLAEEALQRHPDHRYLKDCAAHCYNKRILLDRDQDQDRPNQSLVDRAISLFKDVIALYPDSSLKRKISLANIYAKTNTNLAEGQQIFDDLLRTDLDPEEAQMVYNYYAKFLHFYMNRSDESIRFHMAAAEIRPLTFYGEHSLRTLERIRDRNRNQRCPEIRDFLLQQQL, encoded by the exons ATGAG TGCTGCTCCGCCTCCACCTGAACACCGACTCCAGGTCCATCTCGAGGCCCTGCAGTGTCACTTCACCTGGGACCTGGACTCCAGCAGGTCCAGGCTGCTGCGCCTTTGCGACAACCTGACGGACATTGGTTCGGAGGAGGGCTACGTCTGGCTGGGCCACATCTACAACCTGCAGGGCTTCATCCACCACCAGCTGGGCGACTGTGACCACGCCCTGCGCTTCTTCAGCCGGGCCGCAGAGGCCTTCCGCCAGATCCGGAACACCGTCTCGGACCAGGGGCCGTGGTTGGTGGTGAACTACGGGAACCTGGCGTGGCTGCACCATCACCTGGGGGAACCGGCGCAAAGCCGCCGTTACCTGCTGAAAGTGGATGAGCTGATGAGCGAGCACCCACCTCCGGAGCAGCACGACCTCCACCCGGACGTCTACGCCGAGAAGGCCTGGACCCTGATGAAGTTCGGCAGGAGTCCAGCGGCGGCGGATCTGTTCCAGAGCGCCATCCGGATGCAGCCGGACCACGTGGAGTGGTGCTCCAGCCGCGTGCTGGCGTTGGTTCAGGCCGCACCGACACTGGACGATGACATCATCGACAGGATGAGAATCGCAAAAGCCCACGATCCAGAGAACCTGTACCTCACCGCTCTTCACCTGGAGGCGTTGGCGAGCAGAGGGCAGAATGTTGAATCTGAAGCCCGTGAACTCGCCACCAGAGTTTTGAAGAAGCCGGCGAGCAGCTACAGCGGAATCAGACCATTACTGAGGCTCTACACCATGAAGATCTCCACCAGCGACGCCACTGACCTGGCGGAGGAGGCCCTGCAGAGGCATCCAGACCACCGGTACCTGAAGGACTGCGCTGCACACTGCTACAACAAGAGGATCCTcctggaccgggaccaggaccaggaccgtcCAAACCAAAGCCTGGTGGACAGAGCCATCAGCCTCTTCAAAGATGTCATCGCGCTTTACCCCGACTCTTCGCTCAAGAGGAAAATATCCCTGGCAAACATTTACGCTAAGACGAACACTAACCTGGCCGAAGGCCAGCAGATCTTCGACGACCTGCTCCGCACGGACCTGGACCCAGAAGAGGCTCAGATGGTTTACAACTACTACGCCAAATTCCTGCACTTCTACATGAACCGGAGCGACGAGTCCATCCGGTTCCACATGGCGGCAGCGGAGATCCGTCCGCTCACGTTTTACGGCGAACACAGTCTGCGAACACTGGAGAGAATCCGAGATCGGAACAGGAACCAGAGGTGTCCGGAAATACGCGACTTCCTGTTACAACAGCAGCTCTGA
- the LOC115417677 gene encoding uncharacterized protein LOC115417677 encodes MDFTDRTVRMCCSVGLMLMLPSVWAVFGLHCNVTQTSDGMFRLWLSEPPPAPDCNWLWEDSNKINLAVSVDNFSDQVFNVSDQYLILKTCSNYTTYQRGCLKLGWTAVVCSFNCSSIVTPPPPILVVPHIPGLWLWLTVAASILFVLCVFGSLVHWCRKRSLANKSHQDQTRRVEEEVMERMMQDQDQRLQADQMCDVKIPLAEIQPLDQCVDLEDGASV; translated from the exons TTGGGCTGATGCTGATGTTGCCGTCGGTCTGGGCGGTGTTCGGTCTCCACTGTAACGTCACTCAGACTTCTGATGGGATGTTCAGGCTGTGGTTGTCAGAGCCGCCGCCGGCACCGGACTGCAACTGGTTGTGGGAGGACTCCAAC aAAATAAATCTGGCTGTCAGTGTTGACAACTTCAGCGATCAGGTGTTCAACGTATCGGACCAGTACCTCATCCTGAAGACCTGTAGCAACTACACCACATACCAGCGGGGCTGTCTGAAACTG GGCTGGACTGCAGTTGTGTGTTCAT ttAACTGCAGCTCCATTGTGACTCCGCCTCCTCCTATTCTGG TGGTTCCTCATATCCCTGGGCTTTGGCTTTGGCTGACAGTGGCTGCATCGATCCTTTTTGTGCTCTGCGTCTTTGGCAGTTTGGTCCACTGGTGCAGAAAAAGGAGTCTGGCCAACAAGAGTCATCAGGATCAGACTCgaagggtggaggaggaggtgatggagAGGATGATGCAGGACCAGGACCAACGCCTACAGGCAGATcagatgtgtgatgttaaaatcccACTGGCTGAAATCCAACCACTGGATCAGTGTGTAGATCTAGAAGACGGAGCATCAGTTTGA